In a single window of the Desulfonatronum thiodismutans genome:
- a CDS encoding PhoH family protein: MTVERTLEFQSAAEAQKLFGPHNAHLRQLAELSGITADSRGSVAVLRGEDQQAVDQAANCLVQLHGLQRANTSIQAQDVDHAWRILCRDPQADIKTVFKDVVYAVSPKRTITPRTVNQRRYLQALRGNDLVFGIGPAGTGKTYLAVAMAVAALTKKEVKRLVLTRPAVEAGEKLGFLPGDLVEKVNPYLRPLYDALHDMQEFHKVQEMVETGVIEIAPLAFMRGRTLNDAFIILDEAQNTTQEQMKMFLTRLGFGSKAVVTGDVTQIDLPVHARSGLVQAEKVLSGVAGLEFIHFHEEDVIRHPLVGRIVHAYDRFTRQDAPKKA; encoded by the coding sequence ATGACCGTTGAACGCACCTTGGAATTTCAAAGCGCTGCCGAGGCCCAAAAACTGTTCGGCCCGCACAACGCCCATTTGCGCCAACTCGCGGAGTTGAGCGGCATCACGGCGGACAGTCGGGGGTCCGTGGCCGTGCTGCGCGGTGAGGACCAACAGGCGGTGGACCAGGCCGCCAACTGCCTCGTGCAGCTTCACGGCCTGCAACGGGCCAATACGTCCATCCAGGCCCAGGACGTGGACCATGCCTGGCGCATCCTGTGCCGCGACCCCCAGGCCGACATCAAGACCGTGTTCAAGGACGTGGTCTACGCCGTGTCCCCCAAGCGGACCATCACGCCCCGGACCGTCAACCAGCGCCGCTACCTGCAGGCCCTCCGCGGCAACGACCTGGTTTTCGGCATCGGCCCGGCGGGCACGGGCAAGACCTACCTGGCCGTAGCCATGGCCGTAGCGGCCCTGACCAAAAAGGAAGTCAAGCGGCTAGTGCTGACCAGGCCGGCCGTTGAGGCCGGAGAAAAACTGGGTTTTCTGCCCGGCGACCTGGTGGAAAAGGTCAACCCCTATCTGCGCCCGTTGTACGACGCCCTGCACGACATGCAGGAATTTCACAAGGTTCAGGAGATGGTGGAGACCGGAGTGATCGAAATCGCTCCCCTGGCCTTCATGCGCGGACGCACGCTCAATGACGCGTTCATCATTCTGGACGAGGCCCAAAATACGACCCAGGAACAGATGAAGATGTTCCTGACCAGGCTGGGCTTCGGCTCCAAGGCCGTGGTCACCGGAGACGTCACCCAAATCGACCTGCCCGTGCACGCCAGGTCCGGACTGGTCCAGGCCGAAAAAGTGCTGTCCGGGGTCGCGGGGCTCGAATTCATCCATTTTCATGAGGAAGACGTGATCAGGCACCCGCTGGTGGGCCGGATCGTCCATGCCTATGACCGATTCACACGCCAAGACGCCCCCAAAAAAGCCTAG
- the moaA gene encoding GTP 3',8-cyclase MoaA, translating to MLSGTMTDQHGRSINYLRLSITDRCNLRCLYCRSSCTDLKMLPHDQMLSYEESLELIAVASELNISKVRLTGGEPFIRKNFLHFLEQILQRHPHLDMRLTTNATLLSGKIPALKEIGVQGLNISLDTLNREKFQRITGRDFFLQVRGAIDQCLEHGLRVKINVVALKGVNDDELPDFVRLAERLPLDLRFIEFMPMGEQTVWTPDQLWTASEILREAGAITSLVPVADRDKRKGPARMFSLADGKGRIGVISPLSSHFCGQCNRLRITPDGRLRTCLFSDKEYRLRPILRSPKLGREHLRQVIIRAGKNKPMGHELLAAQGRERSVCRKIMSAIGG from the coding sequence ATGCTTTCCGGAACCATGACCGACCAGCATGGCCGAAGCATCAACTACCTGCGACTGAGCATCACGGATCGCTGCAACCTGCGCTGCCTGTACTGCAGATCGTCCTGCACGGACCTGAAAATGCTGCCCCACGACCAGATGCTCAGTTACGAGGAGAGTTTGGAATTGATCGCCGTGGCCTCGGAACTGAACATTTCCAAAGTCCGTCTGACTGGTGGCGAACCCTTCATCCGCAAGAATTTTCTGCACTTTCTGGAACAGATCCTCCAGCGTCATCCGCACCTGGACATGCGCCTGACCACCAACGCCACGCTGTTGTCCGGCAAGATCCCGGCGCTCAAGGAAATCGGGGTTCAAGGACTGAACATCTCCCTGGACACGCTAAATCGCGAGAAATTCCAGCGTATCACCGGACGGGACTTTTTTCTTCAGGTTCGCGGGGCCATTGATCAGTGCCTGGAGCACGGGCTGAGGGTCAAGATCAACGTCGTGGCCCTGAAGGGAGTCAACGACGACGAGTTGCCGGACTTCGTCCGACTGGCGGAACGCCTGCCCCTGGATTTACGATTCATCGAGTTCATGCCCATGGGCGAGCAAACCGTCTGGACCCCGGACCAGCTCTGGACGGCCTCGGAAATTTTGCGCGAGGCTGGCGCCATCACCTCTCTCGTGCCCGTAGCCGATCGGGACAAGCGCAAGGGCCCGGCCCGAATGTTCTCCCTGGCCGACGGCAAGGGGCGCATCGGCGTGATTTCTCCCTTGAGTTCCCATTTCTGCGGGCAGTGTAACCGCCTGCGGATCACCCCTGACGGACGGTTGCGCACCTGTCTTTTTTCAGACAAGGAGTATCGTCTGCGCCCCATCCTTCGCTCGCCCAAGCTGGGACGGGAACACCTGCGCCAGGTGATCATCCGGGCCGGCAAAAACAAGCCCATGGGCCACGAACTCCTGGCCGCCCAGGGCCGGGAGCGTTCCGTGTGCCGGAAGATCATGTCCGCTATCGGGGGATAA
- a CDS encoding NFACT RNA binding domain-containing protein — MEALLFRGLVGEIGPMLLGRRLERIYSPHPGWWSFRLQPGDHPRFLLFAHHPADVALTLSPHAPENPPAPTAQVMRLRKHVQGLRILCCKADWTLRRLSLGLGRHDPHTWLVLDAQKGVFMADQPEPRDIDASTTSATDLNDSEAISWPTWEQIRDNDQIWQSHPHVSPLLRRTIQTLPEDQGRSLLQALQSGIAPETYFLYRAPGGGKSSSTIRPWALPWPLPPSLRQGRDEHPCASAFQATNLLAQTIFFPDQASNGTAAPDPREIKRIARLRRNLDADEHRLREYVRLADQAELIRCHLYQLPAKQLAPRSKIDRLTLNDPKGETVELTLNKRLTILENMQRWFQLADKGRRGLAHVQRRRDQIHSNPDTNWVETMGTRTTASSNHRPPVQKARNRPNDKGTLPLHRFLSSDGFVLLRGKNQKANHHLLTKAASPFDYWFHAADGPGAHLILKRDSPGRDVPERTMEEAAGLAGLASHFSGAARATIICAQVKYVRPVKGTPGMAVVDQVLRTLSVPLEPDLETKLRITA, encoded by the coding sequence ATGGAAGCGCTCCTCTTTCGCGGCTTGGTGGGTGAAATCGGTCCCATGCTGCTGGGCAGACGCCTGGAGCGGATCTATTCCCCGCACCCCGGTTGGTGGTCCTTTCGGCTCCAGCCTGGAGACCATCCCCGCTTTCTGCTCTTCGCCCACCACCCGGCGGACGTCGCCCTGACCCTCTCTCCCCATGCCCCGGAAAACCCGCCTGCCCCAACGGCCCAGGTGATGCGTTTGCGCAAGCATGTTCAGGGCTTGCGTATTCTGTGCTGCAAAGCGGACTGGACTCTTCGCCGTCTCTCCTTAGGCTTGGGACGTCATGATCCGCACACATGGCTCGTCCTGGACGCGCAAAAAGGCGTATTCATGGCTGACCAGCCGGAGCCTCGCGATATCGACGCATCAACAACCTCGGCAACGGATTTGAACGACTCGGAAGCCATCTCCTGGCCGACCTGGGAACAAATCCGCGACAACGACCAAATCTGGCAAAGCCACCCCCACGTCTCCCCCCTCTTACGCCGCACCATCCAGACCTTACCCGAAGATCAAGGGCGCTCCCTGCTTCAAGCGCTTCAATCCGGCATCGCGCCTGAGACATACTTTCTTTACCGCGCTCCTGGAGGCGGCAAGTCCTCGAGCACGATCCGACCGTGGGCACTTCCGTGGCCTCTTCCGCCGTCCCTGCGCCAGGGGCGCGATGAACACCCCTGTGCATCGGCCTTCCAAGCCACGAACCTTCTGGCCCAGACCATCTTCTTTCCGGATCAAGCCTCAAACGGCACAGCCGCCCCCGACCCCCGAGAGATCAAGCGCATCGCGCGACTGCGCCGCAATCTGGACGCGGATGAACACCGGCTGCGCGAGTACGTTCGTCTCGCGGACCAAGCCGAGTTAATCCGCTGCCATCTCTACCAACTTCCGGCGAAACAGCTCGCGCCCCGCTCCAAGATCGACCGGCTGACGCTGAACGATCCGAAGGGCGAAACCGTTGAGCTGACTTTAAACAAACGTCTGACCATTCTTGAGAACATGCAACGCTGGTTTCAGTTGGCCGACAAGGGGCGGCGCGGCTTGGCGCATGTGCAAAGACGACGCGACCAGATCCACTCGAATCCGGATACGAATTGGGTCGAAACAATGGGAACGCGAACCACGGCGTCTTCGAATCATCGTCCGCCGGTCCAAAAAGCCCGAAATCGCCCCAACGACAAAGGTACCTTGCCCCTGCATCGCTTTTTGAGTAGCGACGGCTTTGTCCTCTTGCGCGGCAAGAACCAAAAGGCCAATCACCACCTTCTGACCAAGGCGGCCAGCCCTTTCGACTACTGGTTTCACGCGGCGGACGGTCCCGGAGCGCACCTGATCCTGAAGCGGGACTCGCCGGGACGGGACGTCCCGGAGCGAACCATGGAGGAAGCCGCCGGCCTGGCCGGATTGGCCAGCCACTTTTCCGGGGCAGCCCGAGCCACGATCATCTGCGCCCAGGTCAAATACGTGCGCCCGGTCAAGGGAACGCCGGGTATGGCCGTCGTGGACCAGGTTCTGCGCACCCTGAGCGTGCCCTTGGAGCCGGATTTGGAAACCAAGCTTCGAATCACGGCATAG
- the dksA gene encoding RNA polymerase-binding protein DksA — translation MEQKDLEFFEKMLKDNIRDINQRGSDTLDDMTDNREVHADPADRATMETDRSFMLRLRDRERKLIPKIQEALGRIQNGSYGICEDCGDDISIERLKARPVTTLCIKCKSAREEEEQLRGD, via the coding sequence ATGGAACAGAAAGACTTGGAATTTTTTGAAAAAATGCTCAAGGATAATATCCGGGACATCAACCAGCGCGGTTCCGACACCCTGGACGACATGACCGACAACCGCGAAGTCCATGCCGATCCCGCTGACAGGGCGACCATGGAAACCGACCGTTCCTTCATGCTGCGCCTGCGAGACCGGGAACGGAAGCTGATTCCAAAAATCCAGGAAGCTCTGGGCCGGATTCAAAACGGCTCTTACGGCATCTGCGAGGACTGCGGCGACGATATCAGCATCGAACGGCTTAAAGCCCGGCCGGTGACCACCTTGTGCATCAAGTGCAAAAGCGCACGGGAAGAAGAGGAGCAGTTACGCGGCGATTAA
- a CDS encoding Tim44 domain-containing protein, protein MSRFTVFLGSLVCLFAIGGFILTEIAEAQRMGGGRSFGSRPSYQRPAQQPAQPTQRQTQQQQTQQQTGQQSQQQGQRSAQQAPARPGMGGMLGGMLGGMLLGGLIGSLLFGGLGAFSGINFIDILVIGLILFLIYRFVRSRRLAAQPAGPIAAQGPPHGGAGDRPELVLHRSSPPSASSSSGEKSAWDTLNAEPSGAPSSGVTVPEGFDVDEFLTGARTAYARLQQSWNNRDIDDIRNFTTREVFAEIKRQQASAPMLGQTELLQVDASLLEVREEGDNTVCSVLFDVLLREDSGSPQPSQIQEIWHFSRPSDGKGVWLLEGIQQVE, encoded by the coding sequence GTGTCACGATTTACGGTTTTTCTTGGTTCCCTGGTCTGTCTGTTCGCTATCGGCGGATTTATTCTGACTGAAATCGCGGAGGCTCAACGCATGGGCGGAGGTCGCTCCTTTGGTTCCCGGCCCAGCTATCAGCGTCCGGCGCAACAACCCGCGCAACCCACGCAACGCCAGACCCAACAGCAACAAACGCAGCAGCAAACCGGTCAACAAAGCCAGCAGCAGGGGCAGCGGTCCGCCCAGCAGGCCCCGGCGCGGCCCGGAATGGGCGGCATGCTTGGCGGGATGTTGGGGGGCATGCTTTTGGGCGGGTTGATCGGCTCCTTGCTGTTCGGAGGCCTGGGCGCCTTTTCCGGGATCAACTTCATCGACATCCTGGTCATCGGCCTGATCCTCTTTCTGATCTACCGCTTTGTCCGCTCCCGCCGCCTGGCCGCCCAGCCCGCCGGTCCGATAGCGGCCCAAGGACCGCCCCACGGCGGAGCGGGAGACCGTCCGGAACTGGTCCTGCACCGGAGTTCGCCCCCTTCTGCTTCCAGCTCGTCTGGAGAAAAAAGCGCCTGGGACACCCTGAACGCCGAACCGTCCGGAGCGCCGTCCTCCGGAGTCACCGTTCCCGAAGGCTTTGACGTGGACGAATTTCTCACCGGCGCCAGGACGGCCTATGCCCGCTTGCAGCAGTCCTGGAACAACCGCGACATTGACGACATTCGCAACTTCACGACCCGGGAAGTCTTCGCGGAAATCAAGCGTCAACAGGCCTCCGCGCCGATGCTGGGTCAGACCGAACTGCTTCAGGTGGACGCCTCCTTGCTTGAGGTCCGGGAAGAAGGCGATAACACCGTTTGCAGCGTGCTGTTCGACGTCCTGCTTCGGGAAGACTCCGGTTCCCCCCAACCGTCGCAAATCCAGGAAATCTGGCATTTCAGCAGACCTTCCGACGGAAAAGGCGTCTGGCTGCTGGAGGGCATTCAGCAGGTCGAGTGA
- a CDS encoding PAS domain-containing sensor histidine kinase has product MAKMTENEISALRRLAEERLAESGRSFEEFSPDQIKALVHDYHVHQIELELQNEELRDAQVRLRVARDRYAKLFNEAPAGYLIITRRGVIKEANATFAAMVGLSPDQLSGKALSDYLLPEDRPSFYGRFKAFFKMPEGKQLDFSLTGKDRPIKVRCIGRMEHDPGDQADAEDIESLMLVITDVTEQTKLEEQLRAKETFLNSLFETIPMPVFYKDRHGRYQGFNKAFEDFFGKSKDELVGKTVFDVSPPELARLYHAKDAELFEKLGVQVYEAKVTDARGGSHDVVFHKAALVDAWGCVTGLVGTVQDITERKLMEKYRGLSVDVLAILNETTEFSESIRRVLQAVKQASGCDAVGIRLKEHDDYPYYEQAGFSEDFLLMENSLIALDAQGDICRDPDGTIKLECTCGLVISGKADHRENSMFTPGGSCWTNDSFPILDLPAADDPRLHPRNRCIHDGYASVALIPIRKSQEIVGLLQLNHRAPGKFNSDLIAILEGIASHIGEALFRKKIEKDLQESEERYRLLSDLTMEGVVLHKDGIVRDVNVALAKGLGYGREELLGRNLLELVIHQDDREIVLGNIVKDYAAPYVAKCVRKNGEVIFAEIEARNFEVQGELLRVAAVRDITERKKAEDALLESREQLQQALSEKDRFFSIIAHDLKSPMSGLLSLSRMFAEDAENWTLKELREVSGNLHKSAERVFDLLENLLEWARMQQGLIEYAPKECRLADIVDANIHFLTSMAEQKDIALSSHVSRDLTALLDPSMISTVLRNLLSNAIKFTKRKGKVEVRVGRQGSRIEVGVHDDGIGMDQKMLSKLFLLDQRTARPGTEGESSTGLGLMLCKDFIEKHGGEIRVESSSGQGTSVFFTLPTDRQ; this is encoded by the coding sequence ATGGCGAAGATGACCGAAAACGAAATCAGTGCGTTGCGCAGGTTGGCCGAGGAGCGCCTGGCTGAATCGGGACGATCCTTTGAGGAATTTTCTCCGGATCAGATCAAGGCGCTCGTACATGATTATCACGTGCATCAGATCGAGTTGGAGCTGCAAAACGAAGAACTTCGAGACGCCCAGGTGCGGTTGCGCGTCGCCAGGGACCGGTACGCCAAGCTCTTCAATGAAGCTCCCGCCGGATACCTGATCATCACTAGGCGCGGAGTGATCAAGGAGGCCAACGCGACGTTCGCGGCCATGGTCGGGCTTTCTCCGGACCAGCTTTCCGGCAAGGCGTTGTCGGATTATTTGCTTCCAGAAGATCGCCCGTCGTTTTATGGCCGATTCAAGGCCTTTTTCAAAATGCCTGAAGGCAAACAACTGGATTTTTCTCTGACCGGAAAAGACAGGCCGATCAAGGTCAGGTGTATTGGGAGAATGGAGCATGATCCCGGCGATCAGGCTGACGCTGAAGATATCGAAAGCCTGATGCTCGTGATTACCGACGTAACCGAGCAGACCAAGCTCGAAGAGCAATTACGGGCAAAAGAGACATTCCTGAATAGTCTTTTCGAAACCATTCCCATGCCTGTTTTCTACAAGGACAGGCATGGGCGCTACCAGGGATTCAACAAGGCTTTCGAAGATTTTTTCGGCAAAAGCAAGGACGAACTTGTCGGCAAGACCGTCTTTGATGTCAGTCCGCCGGAACTGGCGCGGCTGTACCATGCCAAGGACGCCGAACTGTTCGAGAAGTTGGGTGTCCAGGTCTACGAGGCCAAGGTCACGGATGCACGGGGTGGGTCGCATGACGTGGTCTTTCACAAGGCCGCGCTGGTTGATGCGTGGGGGTGTGTGACCGGCCTGGTAGGGACCGTCCAGGACATCACTGAGCGAAAGCTCATGGAGAAGTATCGCGGACTTTCCGTCGACGTGCTGGCCATCTTGAATGAAACGACGGAATTTTCCGAGTCCATCCGGCGCGTCCTTCAGGCCGTCAAACAGGCCTCCGGCTGCGATGCGGTGGGGATTCGACTGAAAGAGCATGACGACTACCCTTATTACGAGCAGGCAGGGTTTTCCGAGGATTTTCTGCTTATGGAAAATTCTTTGATTGCCCTCGATGCGCAGGGCGACATTTGCCGCGATCCCGATGGAACGATCAAACTGGAATGTACTTGCGGTCTGGTCATTTCCGGAAAGGCCGATCACCGTGAGAATTCCATGTTCACTCCCGGTGGCAGTTGCTGGACCAACGACTCCTTTCCGATTCTCGATCTCCCAGCCGCTGATGATCCGCGGCTGCACCCGCGCAACCGTTGCATTCATGACGGTTATGCCTCCGTGGCCTTGATTCCCATCCGGAAAAGCCAGGAAATCGTCGGCCTGTTGCAACTCAACCACCGCGCCCCGGGCAAGTTCAATTCGGACCTGATCGCCATTTTGGAAGGGATTGCCAGCCATATCGGGGAAGCGCTGTTTCGCAAGAAAATCGAGAAGGATCTGCAGGAGAGCGAGGAGCGTTACCGCCTTCTCTCCGACCTGACGATGGAAGGAGTGGTGTTGCATAAAGACGGTATTGTGAGGGATGTGAACGTCGCTCTGGCTAAGGGGTTGGGCTATGGGCGGGAGGAACTGCTTGGAAGAAACCTTCTGGAACTGGTTATTCACCAAGACGACAGGGAGATTGTCCTCGGTAACATTGTCAAGGATTACGCGGCCCCATATGTCGCCAAGTGCGTCAGGAAGAACGGAGAGGTCATTTTTGCGGAAATCGAGGCCCGGAATTTTGAAGTGCAGGGCGAGCTGTTGCGCGTGGCCGCGGTGCGGGACATCACCGAAAGAAAAAAGGCCGAGGACGCCCTGCTTGAATCCCGCGAACAATTGCAACAGGCCCTTTCGGAGAAGGACAGATTCTTCTCGATCATTGCCCACGACCTCAAATCCCCCATGTCCGGCCTGCTCTCGCTGTCACGGATGTTCGCCGAGGACGCCGAAAACTGGACACTTAAGGAATTGCGGGAAGTATCCGGGAACTTACATAAAAGCGCCGAAAGAGTGTTTGATTTGCTGGAAAATCTGCTGGAATGGGCGCGGATGCAGCAAGGGCTGATCGAGTATGCGCCGAAGGAATGCCGATTGGCGGATATAGTCGATGCCAACATCCACTTTTTGACGTCCATGGCGGAACAAAAAGACATCGCCTTGTCGAGCCATGTTTCCAGGGACTTGACCGCGCTGCTGGACCCGTCAATGATCAGCACCGTGCTGCGGAACCTTTTGAGCAATGCGATCAAGTTCACGAAAAGAAAGGGAAAGGTGGAAGTCCGAGTCGGGCGGCAAGGATCGCGGATCGAGGTTGGCGTGCATGACGACGGCATCGGCATGGACCAGAAAATGCTGTCCAAGCTTTTTTTGCTGGACCAGAGAACGGCCCGCCCCGGTACCGAAGGCGAGAGCAGCACGGGATTGGGGTTGATGCTCTGCAAGGACTTTATTGAAAAGCACGGCGGGGAAATCCGGGTGGAGAGCTCGTCGGGGCAGGGAACGAGCGTGTTTTTCACCTTGCCGACTGACCGGCAATAA
- a CDS encoding FAD-dependent oxidoreductase, with translation MNVVIIGGVALGPKAACRLKRLMPEARVTIIDQGARVSYGGCGIPYYVSGDVSDVKELQATSFHMIRDPKFFHEAKGVDVLTRKRAERIDRGAKVVHARDLESGESLAFAYDKLVLATGSRPRRPDLPGVDLDGVFAVSNLEEAEGIRSRVEAGKVGKAVVVGAGFIGLEIAEALSDMWGVETTVVEIAEQILPGFVSRELAGMAQNHMQEQGVSFRLSATVRGFAGDKGVERVLLDGEELEADLVILSVGVIPNSELARDAGLEVSPRGGVIVDTHLRTSDPDIYAGGNCVQVTNLITGQPGYYPLGSLANRQGRVIGTNLAGGDAEFPGAVGSFAVKLFEISVAGAGLCPEASRRAGLDAVHSHVVQSDRAHFFPENELMHLEMVVEKSGPQKGRVLGVQGLCAKGDGLVGRVGAVAAVLGDHPHVSVIGNLEYPYSPPFSSAMDIVNAAANAAENILEGRCASMTVSEFARLWADPLRNFQVLDCRGPANAQPFLEKHPDVWMNIPQDELRVRLDEVPRDKPLVLVCNAGGRSYEAQITLKEAGIEGSLNLQGGVAAIRKSGMDEV, from the coding sequence ATGAATGTTGTGATCATCGGCGGAGTGGCGTTGGGCCCCAAGGCGGCGTGTCGGTTGAAACGGCTGATGCCGGAGGCTCGGGTGACCATCATCGACCAGGGGGCCAGGGTTTCCTACGGCGGGTGCGGCATCCCGTACTATGTTTCCGGGGACGTCAGCGACGTCAAGGAATTGCAGGCCACCAGCTTTCACATGATCCGCGACCCGAAGTTCTTTCACGAGGCCAAGGGGGTGGACGTCCTGACCCGGAAGCGGGCCGAGCGCATCGATCGCGGGGCCAAGGTCGTCCATGCCCGGGATCTGGAGTCCGGCGAGAGCTTGGCGTTTGCCTACGACAAGCTGGTCCTGGCCACGGGCAGCCGTCCGCGCAGGCCGGATCTGCCCGGGGTGGATCTGGACGGGGTTTTCGCCGTGTCCAACCTGGAGGAAGCCGAGGGCATCCGCTCCCGGGTGGAGGCGGGCAAGGTGGGCAAGGCCGTGGTGGTCGGGGCCGGGTTCATCGGCCTGGAAATCGCCGAAGCTCTTTCGGACATGTGGGGCGTGGAAACCACGGTGGTGGAAATCGCGGAGCAGATCCTGCCCGGCTTTGTCAGCCGGGAGCTGGCGGGGATGGCCCAGAACCATATGCAGGAGCAGGGGGTGAGCTTCCGGTTGTCGGCCACGGTGCGGGGTTTTGCCGGAGACAAGGGCGTGGAGCGGGTGCTGCTGGACGGAGAAGAACTGGAAGCGGATCTGGTGATCCTGTCCGTGGGGGTGATTCCCAACTCCGAACTGGCCCGGGACGCCGGGCTGGAGGTCTCGCCCCGGGGCGGCGTCATCGTGGATACCCATCTGCGGACCTCGGATCCGGACATTTACGCCGGAGGCAACTGCGTCCAGGTGACCAATCTGATCACGGGCCAACCCGGATATTACCCCTTGGGCTCCCTGGCCAACCGTCAGGGCCGGGTGATCGGCACCAATCTGGCCGGCGGCGACGCCGAGTTTCCCGGGGCCGTGGGAAGCTTCGCGGTCAAGCTGTTCGAAATTTCCGTGGCCGGGGCCGGGTTGTGTCCGGAGGCGTCTCGGCGGGCCGGGTTGGACGCCGTCCACTCCCATGTCGTTCAGTCGGACCGGGCTCACTTTTTCCCGGAAAACGAGTTGATGCACCTGGAAATGGTCGTGGAAAAGAGCGGCCCTCAAAAGGGCCGGGTCCTGGGCGTACAGGGGCTGTGCGCCAAGGGGGACGGTCTGGTGGGCCGGGTCGGGGCCGTGGCCGCGGTTCTGGGCGACCATCCCCATGTTTCCGTGATCGGCAATCTGGAATATCCCTACTCGCCGCCCTTTTCCTCGGCCATGGACATCGTCAACGCCGCGGCCAACGCGGCGGAAAACATCCTGGAAGGGCGCTGCGCCTCCATGACCGTCTCCGAGTTCGCCCGGCTCTGGGCCGACCCCCTTCGCAACTTCCAGGTCCTGGATTGCCGCGGACCCGCCAATGCCCAACCGTTCCTGGAAAAGCACCCCGACGTCTGGATGAACATCCCCCAGGACGAATTGCGGGTCAGGCTGGATGAAGTACCCCGGGACAAGCCGCTGGTCCTGGTCTGCAACGCCGGAGGCCGCTCCTACGAAGCCCAGATCACCCTGAAAGAGGCCGGTATCGAGGGCTCCCTGAATCTGCAAGGGGGCGTGGCGGCGATACGGAAAAGCGGGATGGATGAGGTGTAG
- a CDS encoding PDDEXK nuclease domain-containing protein, whose amino-acid sequence MKHLSEKSNQLPADYLSLLADIKQRVRYAQTSAMLAVNAELIRLYWEIGALIDARQRKEGWGAGVIPRLARDLHNELPEEKGFSERNIKRMLAFYREYPHLEFVPRPVAQTASPPKVPQPVAQVNDAGGRLASLFPAELILALPWGHHAELMAKVKKPATRQWYMQAAIENGWSRNILVMQIETSAHARLGRTTSNFARRLPPPDSDLVRQALKDPYIFDFLTLEAGFHERELETGLIAHLEKFLLELGQGFAFVGRQYHLDIGDQDFYIDLLFYHLKLRRYVVIDLKRGDFKPEYAGKMNFYCSVVDDKLRHPDDKPTIGLILCQQPNRVLAEYTLRGIDKPIGVSGFELTRALPESLRTSLPSIEQIENELRDIP is encoded by the coding sequence GTGAAACATCTGAGCGAGAAATCCAACCAACTACCCGCTGACTATCTCAGTCTGTTGGCCGACATCAAGCAGCGTGTGCGGTACGCCCAGACCAGCGCCATGCTGGCGGTCAACGCTGAGTTGATCCGCCTCTATTGGGAAATCGGCGCGCTGATTGATGCCCGCCAAAGGAAGGAAGGCTGGGGCGCTGGCGTTATTCCCAGGCTTGCTCGCGACCTGCATAACGAGTTACCCGAAGAAAAGGGTTTTTCTGAGCGCAACATCAAACGAATGCTGGCTTTCTACCGGGAATATCCTCACCTGGAATTTGTGCCGCGACCTGTGGCACAAACGGCTTCTCCCCCAAAAGTGCCACAGCCTGTGGCACAAGTGAACGATGCGGGGGGGAGGCTTGCCTCGCTTTTCCCAGCGGAACTCATCCTCGCTCTTCCTTGGGGTCACCACGCTGAATTGATGGCCAAGGTCAAGAAACCAGCCACGCGGCAGTGGTACATGCAAGCCGCTATAGAAAATGGCTGGAGTCGCAATATTCTGGTGATGCAGATTGAAACTTCAGCCCATGCGAGGTTGGGGCGTACGACAAGCAATTTTGCGCGGCGATTACCTCCTCCGGATTCCGATCTCGTACGACAGGCGCTGAAAGATCCCTACATATTTGACTTTCTTACGCTTGAAGCCGGCTTTCACGAACGAGAGCTGGAAACTGGCCTCATTGCTCATTTGGAAAAATTTTTGCTGGAATTGGGCCAAGGATTTGCTTTTGTCGGTCGGCAATACCACCTCGACATTGGAGATCAGGATTTTTACATTGATCTGCTGTTTTACCATCTCAAGCTGCGCCGTTATGTGGTCATCGACCTCAAACGCGGTGATTTCAAGCCCGAATATGCCGGCAAGATGAATTTTTATTGCAGCGTCGTTGATGACAAGCTCCGCCATCCTGACGACAAGCCCACTATCGGCCTGATTCTTTGCCAGCAACCCAATCGCGTTTTGGCTGAATACACCTTGCGGGGCATAGACAAACCCATCGGCGTTTCTGGTTTTGAGCTGACCCGTGCCTTGCCGGAATCCTTGAGGACCAGTCTGCCGAGCATTGAGCAGATTGAAAACGAGTTGCGGGACATCCCGTGA
- a CDS encoding very short patch repair endonuclease, which produces MSRHDPLTPAQRSERMSRIRNADTKPEMAVRRLIHGMGYRYRLHARDLPGHPDLVFRSRMKVILVHGCFWHQHGCRQYQQPRSKLSFWEAKLARNKARDAEVLKALEELGWRALVIWECQIKEKALLRSRVKSFLEES; this is translated from the coding sequence ATGTCCAGGCATGATCCATTGACTCCGGCGCAGCGCAGCGAACGGATGTCCCGGATTCGCAACGCGGACACGAAGCCGGAAATGGCCGTCCGGCGTTTGATTCACGGCATGGGCTACCGGTATCGGCTTCATGCCCGTGATTTGCCGGGCCATCCCGACCTTGTCTTCCGGTCACGGATGAAGGTAATCCTTGTTCACGGGTGCTTTTGGCATCAGCATGGCTGTCGTCAATATCAACAACCACGATCGAAGCTTTCGTTTTGGGAGGCGAAACTTGCCCGAAACAAGGCTCGGGACGCCGAAGTGCTCAAGGCGCTTGAGGAACTTGGCTGGCGTGCTCTGGTGATCTGGGAATGTCAGATTAAGGAAAAGGCCTTGTTGCGAAGTCGAGTCAAATCTTTTTTGGAAGAGAGTTGA